ATCTCTAGTCTCTATTTCAGACAGTAAAAACTCTAGCCTGATTGGCGGATAAATCTCTtgatatctctctctctctctcacccaTGAAGCCAGGAAATAAAACCTAAAAGTTTGATCCTTCAGATTAAAAAAACGAGAGGAGAGTAAAGGGTTTAGCATGAGAACAAATGAGAACTATGAAGCAAGTGATTAAAATCAAAACACTTTATAAACAtattaaacttacttttattgatgagaaacatcCCACATCGGATATATAAGAACTAATCTACTACTATATAAAGGGTTAtggccaatccactaattgccaattggttttgagttggaagcccataataaacccgaatctaacatggtatcagagcgatAAAATCCTTTGACCTAATTTATTACAACTACTACAACTATACCGATGTTGGGCCCTCAGTGGATGTTATTCCCACATTGTCCACGCTTCAGACCTAGATGTCTGAGCGTGAGGGAGGGTATTGATGAGAAACATCCCACATCGGATATATAAGAACTAATCTACTACTATATAAAGGGTTAtggccaatccactaattgccaattggttttgagttggaagcccataataaacccgaatctaacatggtatcaaagCGATAAAAATCCTTTGACCTAATTTACTACAATTACTACTACTATACCGATGTTGGGCCCTCAGTGGATGTTATTCCCACATTGTCCACGCTTCAGACCTAGATGTCTGAGCGTGAGGGAGGGTATTGATGAGAAACATCCCACATCGGATATATAAGAACTAATCTACTACTATATAAAGGGTTAtggccaatccactaattgccaattggttttgagttggaagcccataataaacccgaatctaacaacTTTTGAGTTTCTTGATACCTCTTTCTGTTTCAGTGTATCTCCTCGATCTCTGATTCCTTCttatcaataattttttatcacCTCCGCGATGGTTTCCCTCGTCAAATTTACAACACGGAAAAAGCATATTAAACATattgtttaaaactttaaaataaattaaaacacttTGCATACTCAAGGAAAACtttgaaaattagttttaaGTGTTAAATTTacaatactaaaaatatatattacacatTTAACAGGCCATAAAAAATTCTATGGACATGATGCAACAGTTTGGTTTGCTTCTACATATTGCAATTCATTAGCTTAAACTTTTTTCCAAAATGAAAATTAGTGTAAGTGttaaatttacaataaaaaaaaacatgttaaacATGTACACCAAAACTTACGGACTATAGAAATTCTGTAGACTGGATGCAatagtttggtttgtttttaacATATTGAAATTTATCACCTACACCTTTCTCCAAAATGAAAACTAGTATAAGTCTTAAGTTTACAATATgaataacatattaaacatataCATCGGCTAACGGACCATAGTTTGGTTTGCTTCTACATATTGCAATTCATTACCTTAAACTTTTTTCcaaaatgaaaattaatgtaAGTGttaaatttacaataaaaaaacatgttaaaCATGTACACCAAAACTTACCGACTATAGAAATTCTATAGACTGGATGCAATAGTTAGGTTTGTTTTTAACATATTGAAATTTATCACCTACACTTCTCTCCAAAATGAAAACTAGTATAAGTCTCAAATTTACAATACgaataacatattaaacatatgCACCGCTAGGACCATAGAAAAATTTATGGACAGAattatgcaatatatattagaGCAAATTAGCTCAATACCCTGAAAAGAGTGGGATACCATTGAATTAGGGGAAAATGGTAGTGTTGGGGGGAAAAAATTGAAGGGAAATAGGGTATGGAATGCAAATAGGTGGGAAGTTGTGTGTAGGGAGTACAAATactctatatattatataatatcaaaatttaaaaccaaaaataaaaagtaaaaaaaaagaaatagttttcttagtttaaaaagaaaaactgacCGGATCCGATGTCAATCTTTTGACACGAAACGAGATGCTTTCCTCATGTTAATATTATGGATGAGGCCCGGATAGAAAGAATTCATCTCAGTAAAACATTCCGGCTCGAGAAAGTGCTCGTAAACCTCTCCATGATCGAAATGGCTTCGTCATTTGGCTTGCCCTTCTCTCGTTTCCACTCTGGTAATAACCTCTGTCACAGCCAGAAAATCCTCCAGAAGAACACACCATGAAGCAAAGTGATGCAACATATTATAAGTTTCCCcgtaacaaaatattatttttcagaaaaaaaaagctttgctcgagaagaaacaacaattatcataaagaaaataaagagtGGGAAATTTGGATGCGTCGAGTGAAGTAAAAGAGTGAGTATTTATAGAAGAAGTAATTAAGAGATACGTCCGttgtataattttcttttccaatTAATGCTGCAAAAGCAAAAAGGAAATTGATCACAAAAGTAATAAATTTTCTTACCGTTATTTTTCGGGACTCGGTAATAATCTATCACGCATGCATGTCACTTGTGAGTGACAACtgtattttcttttgtcaaataagaaaagaagaaagattgATCACAACGGTAAAAAAATTACCTTACCATTTAACGGAGATTGTTGAACAACTGTTGCCTTGCAACCCAAGCGACGATCCTAAAAGCTCgtttagagagaaaaaaaactcaaaacgtAAGGAGTGTTGAGTTTGTAAATTAGTATCAAGGCATTTACAGAGTGAAAGTTGTATACAAAGAAAAGTTAAAGATCTCGagtaaaacacacaaattttcttttaagaaatgtgttttcttcacaaaaagaaacataattTAAAGATTTTGAGGCTCTGGCACATGGCGCAGTGATGTGATTAGATCACTTGCACTGTTGAGAATCTGGTCCTCAACTTATCTACATAACCAAACACCAACTTATAACTAACCATTGCAATGGAAaaagattaattaataaatcCATTAAAACGATTCTTAGTCCTCCAAACACAATGCTCGCAAAAGAAGCTACAATGTTTCCTATAATGTCTGTAGATAAACCACAAAAGACGCATAACataatctactaataatagcaatcccaattaattccaaaggttgtgagtccacttatgttgaaagattgtgtcttttgaaaaagaagtgtaaagggttgtgtcttttctaaaagttctatgttggaaggttgtgtcttttacaattaatttctaaggttgtgaatccacttatgttgaaaggttgtgtcttttgaaaaagtagtgtaaagggttgtgtcttttctaaaagttctatgtagtaaggttgtgtcttttccaattaattCTTAAGGTTGTGAACTTcaattatgttgaaaggttgtgtcttttgaaaaatatgtgtagagagttgtgtcttttctaaaagttatatgttgtaaggttgtgtccttctaaaaatagtctaaaagttgtgactattcactagtatcttttaaaaaatgagaaGTTGTGAGTGTTAGAAGAATGCAACTATTCATATTGAAgggttgtgactattcaaataggctttaaaaaatctataaatagtctctcccatacatttttcaaatcaaattttcactaatctactaataataaaatggtgaaaaaaatAATGTCAAAGTTGCAATTTTTCATCTAAACAAGGTGTCTTTTCATTTCAAAGTGGGattgctttaaaaaatataggttttatttaagtaatgtgttagtttatataataagtGTTGGTATTTTATGAGAACTctcccaaaaattaaaaaaaaaatattataaatgagaCATGTCATATTAACGtaaatcaacatatatttattacaatatTCAATTTTCAGAATAttcattttcaataaataaagcaggtagataaatatacaaaataacaattaccaacatacaaattataattgtttaaaattataaactaataattttaatattatgtcttaaataggaaaaaaattatatatcatgcaaaaaaaaaaaaattgcattttgtTCAAAAAGTGGTTGAAGATAACTATCATGtgaaaaatgtatgaaaaaatttaaaaaggatGAAGACACAATTGTATGCAATAtgtgttttgataaaaaattaaagggaatattaaggtttataaaaaatatatatatatatatttgaatactttgtaaatcatattttaatcatcaaaattaaatttaattatttatatggtttaattttttatcaggcatataaaattatatattatagattataatatattttttataaaatgagttcccgtgcgatatcgcacgggcTCTTTGCctagtaataataatagtaaacaAAAGCTAAAGCATAATCCAAAACTTGACACATGTTCTTCAATCCATCCATCATCAGTTTTCCCTGTaagaacacaaccaaataacACATTAATGTCGAAATTGCAACCAAAACAAGTAAAGGTTTGTTGTTAAGAGTACCGTACCTTGTCTGGTTTCATCAACGCCTGTCTGTTTTTCCTTTCCCTCTCTTCCCCGAGAACAAATGTTTGTTGGGATTGTGAAATTccgtgtccaactctatattatccgattagtacgatattgtccactttggatTTTAGAGGCTGACCcacatggatttacttttggactttatcccaaaaagcctcgtactattagagttgaacatctctttatatattagacactctttGTCTAAACTTCTAATATGGGATTTGAATTGACATCTTTCATTCTCCCTCTCAAGCCAAGGACCACACACCTTGTGTCCTTTCCTCTAGCGAATCACCTCGGTGCCTTTCGCATCTTCGACATTCGACACTTTTAGTCGCAAGGTTACTTTGAGTTGCTTTGAGAATGTTATTCCCACAATTTCAGGATCTTCTGACTAATCTCTGCCGAACATCCCATTCCACCTTGAAGGGTCTCATTCTTACTCaaagggtattttggtcttcttgcagatttctcgtcaaccgctctgatactaattgttgggattgtgaaatcatgtgtccaactctatattgttcgattagtacgatattgtccactttggactTTAGAAGCTGGCCCGCATGAATTTACTTTTGGACTTCATCCCAAAAGGcttcgtactattagagttggacatttctttatatattagatattcCTTGTCTAAACTTCCAATGTGAGACTTGGATTGACATCTTTCAATGTTTCGGCCTGAGAGTTGGTATAACTCTATCAATCTCACTGCGTCTCGCATTCTTATCTCTCTTCTTGTGAGAGCTGTTGCTAACCTTAAGGGCCGCCTTCTTCTGAGTAGAGTCTTTAAACCCATCACCAGGCACAACCTCATGAGTAGGCGACCTAGACTGTGACCTTGATATAGACATAGACCTCGACTTCGACCTCACGCGCATCTTCTTGTTCCCCTGTTCCCAGTGCCGTGCGAAGGATTTCAGGGACCTAAGgcaagtttaaaaaataaatttatatgcaactataaaaaaaaaattttctaataTGATATATCACCTTCGCGAAATACATAAGTTGAACACTTATTACGTAAATATCCTATATTATgtcctataaaaaaaatatatgaatttagAAATTGAGTTATTCGATTCTCGTGGaaagttttttttagaaataagtTTAAGCAACTAAactagaaattattttaaattttggggcCCTAAAAAACGTAATATTATTTGGGGGCCTAAGGCGAATGCCTTTTTCAATACACTGTAGGCACGCCTCTGCCTGTTCCCCCTCATCATCCACATCCATCGCATCTTCCTACCGGTCCCTCTTCCTCCCTCTCGACTTGCTCCTCGCACGAGCCAACTAATGGAAAACAAAGATCTCCTCAATTCTTATTAATGGGATTTGCTTCGTTAAAATAACAACATCATCTGTTTTGTAAACTACATTTCCTATCAAATAAATGATGATCTCTATTGTACATAATTGTGTAAATAGTAAACACATATAACAAGAGTTTGTACACAAAATCAAGAATGTGCCatctttttatttcaatttgcACACTACAGTATGGAAGAACTATTTGGACATCGAATTAATATGATGACCTTTCATGTTGTGCGTACGTATAGTTGCATTTTGGTGCAAAAAGAATTATTTATGGCCATAATTAATTAGAGCCAGGTAAAAATACGGAATGTGCAAGTGCAATAtacatttcaaataatttattgttattatttttaatattaaagaaAACGAAGAGTTTATTTCTTAAGCATAGAAATAACAACTACTTGGAAGGGGAAGTGAGAGTGAGAGTGAGAGTCGCAGCTACATTCACACTTATTTGAATAACATGGAAATATCCATTTCTTGAATTGCATCTGCTTGATAAGACGCAAACCGTTTTCTCCAGCAAGAGATTTTATATCCAACTTGTTAAACGGGTACATTGTCATATTAGTGAAATGAATCTCTCCGCCTTCGTTCATCATCTCGGGGGCACTCTGCATGAATCCTGTCACCACATCTTTGTGTTTCCTGGGATTATACATGCAGATACTTAATATACACCAAAACATATAAtgtcataaaatattgaaaataaaagaagactCAAATTGAATACTCTTATATGTTATTAACTACACTCTACAGAACCAatcacttaaaatatatatgcagATCTCCATGTATATAAAATGGATCGTtaaggtttaaaaaaaaaaaaatccacataatattataaaaataaacgaAAAATACCAGCATatcaaagttataaaaaatttagtttctgAGAATTTCAAAAGGTTTattaagaatatataaaaagacttgaattttgaaacatttagggatattttatatttttaaaatattatttcaaaactTTTAACTACACTACAGAGCAGATTAATTGAATCTTGGATcccatatagtttttttttttgagaaaaatatcaTATTGTTTGTATATCGCTTATTCAATACATGCACAAATACATGATAAAAACACTGTTTCTAAGGGTCAAACCTTACCCTGCATGAGGAAAATTAAAGACAATTCTGTCATATCGAGATAGCCGATAGTCTGAGGTCATAGTGTGTACGTTGATACCACGAACCACGGTGCACCCAAGACTCTCCAGTTCTTTCACGTTCGCATCTCCATTGCTGTACTGACGCCCTAGTCCAACTaccaaatacaaaattaatatagAACACTAAGAAAGCGAATTTGACAGGCTAAGTATTTGAGTTTTCTTTTGGTGATTCAGATTGTTACAATAGCAAACCATATAAGAATATTGAAAATGATTTAGCATTACCTCGAACATCAAGAGATACAGCAGTGATCTTGGCGACATAAGCAAAGGCTTTAGCTAGAGACAATGAAAATGAAAACTCTCCTTCTCCAACCAGAAGTATTTTTTGCATACGGCTACATTGACTTAAAATTTTAGACTCTTGAACCTCCATTTTTATCATATGGatgtttttcaattaaacaCCATGTCCTTATATATAAGGAATCAAATGTAGAGGATCGATAGTCTCATTAAATGTTTGGCTCTATAAATTGTAATAGGTCCCTTCGAACTTTGTGACCGTTTATGTTCTTTGAGGACGATTCATGTTCCACTAGAAGAGAGTCAAACTTCTTTTTTACGGCTATAGTTAATGGGCTAAATATACATGTATCGTTCCCACGTCAAGGTGGTATTAATGTTTtcttatcatttaatttaatcAACAGTTTATTATTATCTGCCTCCAGTAAAAATCCCTTGTAGGAAGATTATTATAAATCGATTGTGAACTTTGGTGTTCTACAGATATTGGAATTCAGATTTCAAGTTGATATCTTTCCCTAATTTGTGAAATATATTAgaagaataaatttattttataagtataaaatgattaaaactaAACAGGGTATAGACTCCTTAAAGCAGTTCCCTGTGAATAAACTtattatgaaaacaaaaattctcaGCAGCCATCGCTCATGTGAGAATTAGTACAAGTTTATTGGTTAAATTCTCAATAGCTATGGGCACGCAATCGCGTCCTATATGGCTATATACATTCAACCAAATATCTGCTtcaacaaaacattttttttttttacattcacATTGGCTTCATACCTACTTATTTTcggtttattaaatatatatatatatattaacaaactaAAATGTTATTGGAAGATACAAAATATTGGAaacattaaaattatagaaaaataaatgatcATGAAAAATCTTACTGTTTAATCAATATCAGAAATTATGAATTTAATTGTATCTTAAATATACTATTTCAATATTAGTCTAATAGACATGAATTTTACAACAAATTTACAAACCTAAAGTGAATGAGTTGTCTGCTCAGACCGGTACCAGTCACGTGAATAGGCTTCATCAAGATGACACCTTTGTTATCTGCAAGAGGGATGCGGCGTGGGAAAAAGACAGGAAGACGACAGGTTTTGGATGAATCTTCTCAGGTCACAATCTAGAGGTCCCCATCCAGGGATCCTTGTGTCAAAGTTTCATCGGATCTCCACTAACCGCAGAGACCATTCAGTGCCGTCTAAAATTTTTTAGAGGCCCGAAGtgagtttaaaaatatattttacatgatatatttttaataatatatatatatatatataacactcaAAAGTTTTGAATTATTACATAAacgttttctaaatttttttcaccaaaattttataaaataaaattttaaaatcatgaataaaaagtataatttgtaatataaatattgaaattaTTGATAGCAgtcaaaaatgtaaatttttgttTCTGTGTAATGGACTTTGGGAAATGGGTCATTTATGGGCCTATTCTCTATTCTTAGCTTTAATGAAATTTATGtggtaaaaaaaaagtgaatattTTGACGTTTAGGTTGACTTGGCTGGGCTTTTATCGGAAGCCcatatattaattgtttttttaaataagccCACACGTAGGGTAGATGTTAAAACCAGagacgtctctctctctctctctctctctctctctctctctctctctctctcgtctctTCGCTCGTGTTCGAGACCATCGCACgcataaaccctaattccgcAGAAACCTTAGCTTTGTCTGGTAAGTACAAATCCAATCTCTTTTGTCTATTTTCAGTCGCGCAAAAGATTCGATTTTGCAATACTTTCCAATCTTGTTTAGAATCGCTTGAAATATAACCCAAAGACTCAATTCAATCTCTGTGTGTTGAATTAGGTAAGATTCGAGTGGATAGAATGGATCAACAGCCAGAACCAGTTACTTACGTCTGCGGAGGTATGCTCAGGACCCATCTTTTGTTAAAGACCGAAGCTTTGTGCTTTgtaatgttaaatttatttattaaatttataaatttgccTCTTTTGAGTAGCCTTATGAACCTTTTAATTTCATGATTGGCTTAGTTAGGAGGCATAAAATAATCTGATCTTTTCAATACTTTTCTGTATTGGTTTGATCTTAATGACTTGAGGTCTTTTGAGGAGGAGCTCTGCTTTCTTGCTGCTTCTCCCAAGCAGCCTCAGACAttatacatttaattttttttttctgatagaTTATCATTGCCCTTTATCTTTAGTTTGGTTAACTTGTTTTATCTGaatgttttttggttttggaagATTGTGGACAAGAGAACACTTTGAAGTCAGGGGATGTGATCCAATGCAGAGAGTGTGGATACCGTATCCTATACAAGAAGCGTACCCGTAGAGGTGAGAGTTAACCTCTATCCTCCTTTTGTTTAATTGGTCTTAGGTTTCTTGTACTTCTCTTTTGGTCTTTTTCTAATTGTTATAAAGTAAATGACATTGGTGgcataattttcaaaatttataagtttGTAACTAGGTGCCGGTCGAGTCAGCGTGAATCAATCAATTTGCTCATAATGGTATGAATGTTGATTCTCTTGCAGTTGTTCAGTACGAAGCTCGCTGAGAACCACAGCCTTGAATGATGATTTGAAGTCTGCTAAGATGTCATAGAGACTTCTCCTGCCTCTGTTTGTAATATAATCCCAGTTCGACTTGAAATTATGTTTCTGTTCTTTTGCTAAGTGGcttgtttttgtttgatttggttAACAATATGACTTTGTAACCCATTATGGAATGTCTCTCTTGATCTAAAATCACCCATCATCAGTTACGCATATACAGAATACTGTACATACTTTTCTTTGCTTGACTGTGTTCTTTGCAATAATCCAGCTTCTTGAAGCAGAAAAGACCGTTTCAGTGTTATATATCACTCTTGTCAGTGCTCGAGATTGCTAAATTGTCAAATAAGACATGATCAATGAGAGTGGCAGACATAATATAGAAACCGATGCAAAGTTATCTCTTAACTAATTAATTAGTGTTCTAGACTTCTagtcattatatatatatatttttaacgttggTGTTTAACTAAAACCGAATGGATAAACGGTAGTGATGAATTGATGATATATAAGCACACATAACTGGAGTGTGAcaaaaagaagacaaagaaacaTAGTCCAAGTCAACTTTGCCAGTATGATTCTCTTATTTCTACTTACAAGACTCGTTTTACCATCATAGTCCAAGGGAGATAAGCATCAAAACGACAGAGTGTCAAATACGAAGAAAATAGCCGTTaggatggagaagaagaatataGCCGTTGGAGACAGGAGCTAAAAgcagtaaaaagaaaaagaaaaaaaaatcgttatTCAAAATATGACCGTTGtgatattagtatatatatactcGTCCCTTGTCCCTTTTTTTTCATTCAGATTACAAAATACATTCCCTCTGAAAGAACCCTAATAATTCCACCTCTCACTCTCACTCTCACTCTCACTCTCACTCTCACTCTCACTCTTTCCTAGCTAGCTCTTTGATTCGATCTGATAATATTATCATGGAAGGAACAACTGCGATGGTTGACCAGACGTACGAGTTCTTGGCTAATGCGATGGTTCGATGGAAGACGTACAACCGCTGCTCCGTTGATCTCACAGCAGTTCCAaggttctttatttttatctttcttttggGAGTTTTGTAATAAGATGAGAGAGGCTGTTGTTCTAAatactctttcttcttcttgttcattCAACAGGGACAAAACAAAACGCCTAAGCAGATAGAAAACAAGGACTGAAACTGTTTCCCCCTCCTAACACAGAAGCAGCAACCTGCTAGAAAAGTAGCTAGCCCTGCTAAGGAATCCATCTGCACTGAGGGTAAAACCAGTCACATTCGTCTCAACCGAAAGGAACTAATCAGAAAATTGTGAAAAAGGTAAACTCTGAATAACATTTCGATACCCGAATCCGCTTTCACGTTCCTATAGTAATCGTTTTGTTATGCCTCCTCCTTGCAGGGAAACGAGTCCCAAGAACATAGCTGGGCACTGCATGACTGAGAAACTGTTTCCTCTTCATCATTTTTTTCCAGATTCTAAATCCAAAACCAACGACTCTGCTCCACAAGACGAGACAAGACAAGACGAGACAAGA
This genomic interval from Brassica napus cultivar Da-Ae chromosome A6, Da-Ae, whole genome shotgun sequence contains the following:
- the LOC106349578 gene encoding uncharacterized protein At4g26485 yields the protein MIKMEVQESKILSQCSRMQKILLVGEGEFSFSLSLAKAFAYVAKITAVSLDVRVGLGRQYSNGDANVKELESLGCTVVRGINVHTMTSDYRLSRYDRIVFNFPHAGKHKDVVTGFMQSAPEMMNEGGEIHFTNMTMYPFNKLDIKSLAGENGLRLIKQMQFKKWIFPCYSNKCECSCDSHSHSHFPFQVVVISMLKK
- the LOC106350995 gene encoding DNA-directed RNA polymerases II, IV and V subunit 12 — encoded protein: MDQQPEPVTYVCGDCGQENTLKSGDVIQCRECGYRILYKKRTRRVVQYEAR